The genomic window CGCGGTCGGCGATCCGGACCGTGTAGTCCGCGCCGTACAGCGACGGCCGGGCGTTGTCGCTCATCCCGCCGTCGACGCTGACGTAGCGGCGGACGGCCGTCTCGCCCTCGTCGTTCCAGGCGACCACGACGTCCTTGATCGTGCCGACCTCGTAGAGCGTGATGCCGGCGCCGCCGATGATCGCGCGTCCCGGTTCGAAGGCGAGCTTCGGGATCCGGACGCCGTGGAGGTCTGCCGCAGCCTGGACACCGGCGAGGATGTCCGCCGCGAGCTGCTCGATCGGCGTCGGGTCGTCGGCGCTGGTGTAGGCGATGCCGAAGCCGCCACCGAGGTTGAGCTCGGGCACGGGGCCGCCCTCGAGCAGGCGTGCGTGCACGGCGAGCAGGCGGGCGGCGGATTCGGCGAACCCGTCGGACCCGAAGATCTGCGAGCCGATGTGGCAGTGGAGTCCGAGGAAGTCGAGCGAGGCGTGCGTCCGGATGCGCGCGACGGCGTCGGCGGCGTCCTCGAGCGGCAGCCCGAACTTCTGGTCCTCGTGGGCGGTCGCGAGGTACTCGTGCGTGTGGGCGTGGACGCCGCTGTTCACGCGCAGGCGCACCGACTGGACCCGGCCAGCGCGCTCGGCCGCCGCGGCGACGCGGTCGATCTCGGTGAGGCTGTCGAGCACGATGGCGCCGATCCCGACACCCACGGCTCGCTCGATCTCCGCGACCGACTTGTTGTTGCCGTGGAAGCCCAGCTGGGCCGCATCGGTTCCGGCGGCGAGTGCGACGGCGAGTTCTCCACCGCTGCAGATGTCGATGCGGAGGCCCTCCGCCGTCATCCAGCGCGCGACCTCGGCCGAAAGGAACGCCTTCCCCGCGTAGTAGACGGCGACACTCGTGCCGCGGGCCGCCGCTTCACGCTCGAACGCCTCTCTCAGCGTGCGGGCACGGGCCCGGGCGTCGTCCTCGTCGACGACGTAGAGGGGCGTGCCGAAGCGCTCCTGGAGCGTGCGGACGTCGACGCCGCCGAGCTGCAGGAGGCCGTCGGTGTCGCGGGCGGCCGAGGCCGGCCACACGGCCGGATCGAGCGCGTTCGGATCGACGGGCTCGGCGAGCCAGTCGGGGGCGAGGGGGTTTCTGGCCACGGGGGTGTCCTGAGTCCTGTTGAGCGGAAAAGGAGGTTCTCGTTGGGCGAGCGGACCCGGTTTGGCCCCTGAAGCACCGATTTGCAGAGCACCGATGAAGGTGGATGCGCACGACCCGGTGGTTGGTGATCCCGGTCGTCCGCACCCATCGCCGCTCGGTTGGAACGACTGTGGTGGAACACGGGCCTGAGGGCCCGACGGCACACCTCACCGCCCGGTCGGAGCAGTGGGTGTGTGGAAAGTCTAGCGAGACGCGCGTGACCGTGCAGCATCGTGACGTCGGGTGGCCCGCTCCCCTCCCCCGCCGGGTGGCGGGGCGAGGCTCAGTCGCAGCTGCCGAGCGTCTGCAGCGACGCCTCGTCGAGCCGGAGCGTCGTCGACGTCAGGGTGGCGGTCGCCGCCTCCGGCGTCACCGCGAGTCCATCGAGGTCGACCCCCTCGGGCAGGTA from Plantibacter flavus includes these protein-coding regions:
- the lysA gene encoding diaminopimelate decarboxylase, whose amino-acid sequence is MARNPLAPDWLAEPVDPNALDPAVWPASAARDTDGLLQLGGVDVRTLQERFGTPLYVVDEDDARARARTLREAFEREAAARGTSVAVYYAGKAFLSAEVARWMTAEGLRIDICSGGELAVALAAGTDAAQLGFHGNNKSVAEIERAVGVGIGAIVLDSLTEIDRVAAAAERAGRVQSVRLRVNSGVHAHTHEYLATAHEDQKFGLPLEDAADAVARIRTHASLDFLGLHCHIGSQIFGSDGFAESAARLLAVHARLLEGGPVPELNLGGGFGIAYTSADDPTPIEQLAADILAGVQAAADLHGVRIPKLAFEPGRAIIGGAGITLYEVGTIKDVVVAWNDEGETAVRRYVSVDGGMSDNARPSLYGADYTVRIADRVSEAPPALVRIAGKHCESGDIVVNADYLPADVRDGDLLAVPATGAYCWSLASNYNYLGRPAVVAVSGGAARVIVRGETEHDLLSRDAGLDTE